The following DNA comes from Bradyrhizobium sp. SK17.
GGACGCGAGCTCGCCGACGCGCTGCCCGATCTGATGGACCCGAGCGAGATCGCCGATATCGCCACCGGCGTTCGTACGCGCCTGCTCGCCTACCTTCGCGCACGGATCGAGGATTTCGACGGCTGCACCGATCTGATCCTCGTCGACCTCGGCTATTCGGCAAGCGTGCAGAAGTCGCTGCGGCGCATCTTCGATTGCGAGGGCATTCGCATTCGCCTGCACGGTGCCTATCTGCTGACGCTGGATGATGCGTTCGACGACATCGCCGATAGCGACACCGCCGAAGGGCTGATTTCGGATCGGGTGGTCACCCCGCACGTCAAGCGCATGCTGATCCGCAATGTCGCCTTGCTGGAGCAGCTCTGCTGTTCCGCCGAAGGATCGGCGCGTGACTACCGCGGTGGCGAGGTGTTGCGAGAGGCCGACCAGCGCCCGGCCGCTCAGCTTGCGCTGGCGACCGAGGTGCAAGCAGGCGCGCTGGCCTATGCTTCCCGCGCCCGGGAGCTGGCACCGCGCTACGGCCTGCTGCCGCACGCGAACCCCACCGTCGCGGCGCGCTGGGCCACCGCCGTCCTCGGACGCTTGCTGTTGCTGCCCGACGATGACGAGCTCGTGCTGCTCAGCGGCATCAAGCATGACGTCAATCTCGGCACACAAGCGCTGGCGCCACTGCTCGATGCCAGCTTCATCAATGATTGCATCATCGCCCGCGGCGTCGCAACCGCCTGCATCGCGCCCGCACCGCCGATGTGGCTGGCGGGCAGCTTTGCCGCGCTGTCACCGTCGCACGCCTATCTTTACACGCTGTTCGGCACCAATCGCCTTCCCGCCAACGTATTCGGCGAGTCGCCAAGCGGGACGTTGCAAGTCGGCCTGTTCGGGCAGGACGGTCAGGCCTCGCTTCAGACCGTCACCGTCTTTCACACCGGGTTCGGCGACCTCCGACTGAGGATTCCGCTGTCGCGGCGCATGGCGGTCACGACGATCGCGCTGCCGCTGGCGAAGCTCGCCCGCAATGGCCTGCTCCATGGCGTCACCGTCCAGCACGGCGAGAGTGCGGCGAAGGCCACGGACAATTCCGGCGTCAAGGCGATCGCCGCGGACCGGCTGACCGACGCCGGCCTCGACAGGAGCGGCCGTCAGTTCCGCGCGTCGAACGACGAGGGCATGCTGCTGATCCCGGTCGACGGTTTCGAGGAAGACGTTGCAGTCTACACGGTCGGGCTGACCGCCCTCGACCATGATCGCATCCTGGCGGTCGAAGACCGGAACGATGCCGCAGCCCCCGCGGCTACGCTGACCTGGCGTGCCACGCCGGCCGCCAGCCGCAGCTGATTTGTCCGCCTGATCTCGCTGCCCCGTACGTATTAGTTAACGAGGGGTAGCGCGGGCATGACATCGGCTGACACGGCGCAAGCAGACGGCTTGCAGACGAATTTTGACCAATTGCTATCGGCAAACGGCATCCGGATGGGCACGGCACAACGCCGCCGGCTGGCATGGCTGTCCGAACGGCTTGGGCGCGCAGCCGTCCATCAACCCGGTTCAGTGCCCGCCCGCGACCATGGCGTCATCGTTCTCGCCGAACCGCCGAGCGGCCCAGCAGCCGAGATGCTCTACCGATCGCTCCGCACCGATTGCGTGGTCGTCGTGCCGTTCGGCGAAAATCCGGCTTTCGATTTCCTGAAGTCCAAGCTGACCGATTTCGGTACGATCGGGCCGAGCGCGGACGGCCCGCACGAGATGTGGTGGGGCGGCCTCACCTGGCGCCCGATCGCGCCCGAGGCAGGCTCCAGGTCCAAGGCTCCGTTACGCGTGGTCTCCTGCTATCCCCGCTCCCGCGGCGACGATCACGCCGATGCGCTCCGGGAGAAGCTGGCCGAATTCCGGATCGCCTGCGACATCGAGCCGATCGACACCGCGGACGGTGAGCAGATGCGCGCGTCCGAGATATCCGCATTCATGCTGCGGATGTGGGAAACACACCCCGAGCCTCTGCTGTTCATCGCGGCCGATGCAACGCTCAGCGAGCCACCCCTGTTGCCGTCCTCGCTCGATTGCGACGTCGCCCTCCACAAGTGGAACCGGTGGGAGATGTCGACGCGCACCCTCTATCTCGGTCGCGCCGTGGCGGCCGAGGCACTGCTGCGCAGCTGGCATCACATCGCGTCCGCCTATCCCGCGGTCTGGGATGGCTACCTGCTCGACCAGGCATGGAGCCTGACGTCGTCGCAGATGGCGCTCGACACCGTCTGGCTGCCGCGCTCATACCATGCCCCGGCCGAGGACGTCGGCACGCCCCGCCACACCACGGTCGTTCACAACCTGCCCGGCGACAATAGCGACCTTGGTCCCGACGCCGAATTCGGCGTCGCGATGCGGGCCGCGCGGCGCGCCAGCCGCAGCGGCGGCCGCGACGCCATGATCGTGATCCAGTCCCAGGCGGCCTCGAACGACGCGATCACCGTGATCATGCGCGATATCGCAGCCAGTGACGCGCGCGAGATGGCTGCGAGCATCGAGGCCGTGACCGGCGCATTCACCGCCGATTGCGGCGGCTTCGGCCGGCTCGAGCTCGCGCTCTGCCCGTGGCAGGACGATATCCGCGCGGCGAAATCGGCGGCGAAACGCGCCAACAACCGCATCATCGAGATCGCGCCGTGGCAGACGCTGCCGGCCGATCTGTTCCGCACCGTAGGCCAATCCCGCGACGCCGGAAGCGTCGTCGTGATGGCCGGCCAGTTCGGCTGAGACCGCCAGAACAACTGAAACAGGGAAGGATATCCACATCATGAAGACCATCATCCTTCTCACCGGCGTCGCCAGCCAGCAATTCGCGCTCACCGAATTGCTGAAGGCGCACAATCCGGCGCTGTCGTTCCGCTGCGCCGTGACCGCCGAAGACCTCGCCGCGATCGAGCCGGAGGTGCTGCGCGACGCCCGGCTATTGGCATTCACCACCGGCGTCATCGTGCCCGAGAGCATCCTGGCCGCGCTCGGCCACGGCGCCTACAATTTCCACCCCGGCCCCCCGCAATATCCCGGCTGGGCTCCGGCGCATTTCGCACTCTATGACGGTGCCCGCATATTCGGCGCGGTCGCCCATGTGATGGCTGCGCGGGTCGATTCCGGCCCGATCGTCGGGGTCGAATCCTTCATCATTCCTGACAAGATCAGCGTCCGCGGGCTTGAGCAGATCGCCTATGTGCGGCTTGCCCATCTGTTCTGGCGGATGTCGCGCGATCTCGCTTGCGATCCCTCGCCGCTCGCCGAACTGCCGATTGCCTGGTGCGGGATCAAGAGCACGCGGCAGATGTACCGGGAGATGTGCGAGCTTCCCGCCGGCATCAACGCCGGCGAGCTGGCGCGGCGGATTCGCGCCTTCCACGACGACTTCCGCGGCATCCCGCTGACCGTCTCCGTCCACGGCATCCGCTTCCAGCTGGCGACGACGGCCACGCAAATGCCAGAGGCGCCGCAGGTGGTCTCTCCGCCGCTCGCGGCCGCATCCTGACGCGCCACGACGTCGGACCGATCCTCATCCCGCTTTACCGCTCCTTGAGCAGGTAATTCGAGCGCTAACGGCGCAAAAGATTCCCCTGCGGATCGGCCAGCATGGCGTTCAGAGCCGTTTCGGCCCGGTGAAGCAACGGCTTCGCGCCGATATCAGACGCAATTCCGATCGCGGCACGCAACTGGTGAAGAACTGAACTCCGCTCGGCCTCATTCGAGGCCGACAGCATTGCGGCCTCGCCCAGCAAAGCCTCGGCTTCCAGTCCGGAAAATCCCTGCTGGCGCGCCGTATTCCGAGCTTCGCGCAGCATGCCGAGCGCCGCTGGCACGTCACCGAGCCGGCTCAAGGCTTGCGCCAGATAGATCGAGGTGCGCAGCACGATCGAGGTGTAGCCGACCGACTTCGCCTCCTCTCGGGCATCGGTGAGCGTCTTTCGCGCCTCAGCGAACCGGCCCTGCTCCAGATACGCAATGCCGAGATGGCACTCGACAACGGGCGCGAAGAGACGAATCCCATATTTCTGCGTGACGGCGAAGGCCTCCTCCAGGATGCCCGCTGCTCCCGCCGGATTGCCCTGGCCGAGCATCAGGAAGCCGCCGCTATATCCCGTGCCAACGCGATCGAACGGCCGATTGCTTTCATTGGCGATCGCCATGGCGCGCTGATGAAACTCGATGGCCGTGTCGATCTCTCCCAACGTGGTGTGGGTCACGCTCTTCATCATGCAGCAGAGCAGCAGCAGGGTTTTCGGGGTCGTCCCGGGCGGCGCGCTGGCATCCGGCCCGGAAAGCTGGATGCAGGCATGGCCGAGCATCTGCTCGGCGTCCCGCAGCCGACCGGCGATGAAATAGGCTTGGCCAAGTGTGTATTGAGCGAGGTTGATCCAGCCCGAATTACCCCATTGCCCGGCCAGGCCCACGACGGCCTCGCCGGTAGCAATCGCCTCGACAGGCGTTCCGTAGAAATTCTGCGTACCCGACCTCATCGTCATGGCCGCAACCTTGCGTCCTATGTCGCCGATTGCATCGGCACGGCGCTCGGCTTCCTTGCCAAGGTCGAACGATTCCGCAACCTTTCCCGACCACATGAATGCCACCCGCGCTTCGATCCTCAGATCGACGGCGTCAGTCTCCCTCAAGCGGGAGAACGGCATCTTGTCGAGTGCCGTCATGGCAGTCTCGAAATAGCTGGCCGCACCGGCGAACGCCGATCGCGTCAGACTTCGTCGTGCCGCGGCTCGCCCATACGTAAACGCCTTCTGCCAATCCTTGGCTCGTGTCGCATGATAACAAAGTCTGTTGGGTTCATCGTGCCAACGTCCGCTGCTCTCCAGGGTTGCGAGAATGCGCGCGTGGACACTTTCACGGACCTTCTCGACCATCGAGTCATACGTCACCTGGCGGATCATCTCGTGCGGGAACTCGAGCAAATCATCCGGTTCGGCATCGATCCTCACGAGAAACTCGGCGCGATCGAGAGCCTCCAGGCATCGCTGCATAGCCTCGCCAGGCAAACCTGCGATTTCGCGCAACATGGATTCTGTGGAGTGCGGTCCAATCGCTGCCGCGATCTGCAAAAGTGAGCGTTCCTCCTTCGACACACGATCCAGACGTGTGGCAATAACGCCCTGGATACTGCTCGGAATGCCCAAGTCGCCGACCGGACGAGCAAGCGCGAGATCGCCCCACTGCCCCCGGAGGATTCCGCTGTCCTTGAGGCTGCGACAAACCTCTTCGATGAACAGCGGCACGCTGGCCGTGTGGAGAACGACACGGCTCTTCAGGTCGGTCATGTTCTCCGACAAGCCCAGAATGTCGTCCAGCATTTCTCGTCCCGCATCTTCGCCGAGGGAACGCAGAGCGGCAATCTCGGCGTTGCAACGCT
Coding sequences within:
- a CDS encoding formyltransferase family protein, whose translation is MMKTIILLTGVASQQFALTELLKAHNPALSFRCAVTAEDLAAIEPEVLRDARLLAFTTGVIVPESILAALGHGAYNFHPGPPQYPGWAPAHFALYDGARIFGAVAHVMAARVDSGPIVGVESFIIPDKISVRGLEQIAYVRLAHLFWRMSRDLACDPSPLAELPIAWCGIKSTRQMYREMCELPAGINAGELARRIRAFHDDFRGIPLTVSVHGIRFQLATTATQMPEAPQVVSPPLAAAS
- a CDS encoding AAA family ATPase, with product MLCFACQSAIGADDSWCAKCGAAVAKRVDPDSEQRFVTILRADVVDSTGLVADLEPEAAVSRLEPALAAMRSAVRQFGGIVSKELGDGLSAVFGAPIADDNHAPLACHAAIELVRRVAGLGDAGLQVRVGLHSGRVVAYMVASEYSKVYEIGGVAQHLAARLEAVAGPNQIYASEACQNLAEGNVQFEYLGRQQLKGFSEPLPVYRVTGAADVSSWRVRRARRVARFVNRVEETALLKRLAHSAGPGRQTAFLIGEPGIGKSRLVHEFVDELQREGWRPVHAECSPNLQGAPFSALKALMLSILADDSTGLQSDLTAVQRSAIDAVLDRPISDPEWAELEPHARGRAIIDASCTVVESVVLRQRTVILVEDLHWIDRASEAVMAALASLKAPGLLMLLTSRPNGIPDWIERCNAEIAALRSLGEDAGREMLDDILGLSENMTDLKSRVVLHTASVPLFIEEVCRSLKDSGILRGQWGDLALARPVGDLGIPSSIQGVIATRLDRVSKEERSLLQIAAAIGPHSTESMLREIAGLPGEAMQRCLEALDRAEFLVRIDAEPDDLLEFPHEMIRQVTYDSMVEKVRESVHARILATLESSGRWHDEPNRLCYHATRAKDWQKAFTYGRAAARRSLTRSAFAGAASYFETAMTALDKMPFSRLRETDAVDLRIEARVAFMWSGKVAESFDLGKEAERRADAIGDIGRKVAAMTMRSGTQNFYGTPVEAIATGEAVVGLAGQWGNSGWINLAQYTLGQAYFIAGRLRDAEQMLGHACIQLSGPDASAPPGTTPKTLLLLCCMMKSVTHTTLGEIDTAIEFHQRAMAIANESNRPFDRVGTGYSGGFLMLGQGNPAGAAGILEEAFAVTQKYGIRLFAPVVECHLGIAYLEQGRFAEARKTLTDAREEAKSVGYTSIVLRTSIYLAQALSRLGDVPAALGMLREARNTARQQGFSGLEAEALLGEAAMLSASNEAERSSVLHQLRAAIGIASDIGAKPLLHRAETALNAMLADPQGNLLRR